AGCACGCATCGCGGACGGTCAACCTCGTTCCGCAACTGATCCTGAGCTCATCCGAGGAATCCCTTCTGGAGTACCGTCAGCTCGATCTTCGACGGTGCACGAAGTGCGTGCTTCCCGAGACGATGCCCTTCATCAGCTTCGATGCCGACGGCGTGTGCAACTACTGTCTCAACTACCGTCCGCGCAACAAGCCGCGCGACAAGGCGGAGCTCTTCGAGCTGGTCGAGAAGTACCGCCGCCCCGGCCAGGACGATGCCCTCGTGCCGTTCTCGGGAGGCCGCGACAGCTGCTACGCGCTGCACCTCATCGTCAACGAACTCGGCATGCGCCCCATCACGTACACCTACGACTGGGGAATGATCACCGATGTGGGGCGCCGGAACCTCAGCAAGATGTCGGCGGAACTCGGCGTGGAGAACATCATCGTCGCCGCAGACATCACGAAGAAGCGCGCGCACATCACCAAGAACCTCGCAGCATGGCTGAAGGCTCCCGATCTCGGAATGCTGAGCATCCTGACCGCCGGGGACAAGCACTTCTTCCGCTACATCGAGACGATAAAGAAGCAGACCGGCATCGATCTCAACCTCTGGGGTATCAACCCACTCGAGGTGACGCACTTCAAGGCCGGGTTCCTCGGCGTTCCGCCGGACTTCGTGGAGGAGCGGGTGTACTCGCACGGGGCGATGAAGCAGCTGCGTTACCAGCGTCTGCGTTTCGGCGCGATGATGAAGAGCCCCGGGTACTTCAACAGCTCGCTCTGGGACACGCTGTCCGGCGAGTACTACCGCAGCTTCACGACCAAGAACGACTACTACCACGTCTTCGACTACTGGCGTTGGGATGAGCAGGAGATCGACAACACCCTGCTCAACCAGTACGGGTGGGAGAAGGCCGTGGATACCTCCACCACCTGGCGCATCGGCGACGGCACGGCGGCGTTCTACAACTACGCGTACTACACACTGGCGGGCTTCACCGAGCACGACACCTTCCGCAGCAACCAGGTGCGCGAAGGCGACCTCACTCGCGACGAGGCGCTACGGCTCGTCGAGGAGGAGAACGCTCCGCGCTACCCGAACCTCAAGTGGTATCTGGATGTCCTCGGGTTCGATTTCCCCACGGTCGTGCGTGCGATCAACTCGGCGAAGCGCGTCTATGGCTGAGGCATCCGCGTCGAAGACGATCTGGTACATCGCGAAGTACATCGCGCCTCCCGGGCCATCCACCGTGGGCAGCCGGGGTTACCAGCTCATGCGCGCGCTTGTCGCGAGAGGTGATCAGGTGGCGCTCATCACCTCGGATTCGAACCACCTCGCCGTGGTCCCGGAGATGGCGACTGCACACCAGGTGCAGCACGTCGACGGACTTCAGGTGCACTGGGTGCGCACGCTCAAGTTCTCCGGAGCGAAGTCGATTCGTCGGATTCTCAGTTGGCTGCACTTCGAGTGGCGTCTGCTGTTCGTGCCGTGGAAAGAGCTTCCGCGTCCTGATGCGATCATCGTGAGCAGCCTTTCCCTGCTCACGATCCTCAACGGAATCCGCCTACGACGACGCTACGGCGCCACGCTCGTCTTCGAGATCCGCGACATCTGGCCGCTCACCCTCGTAGAAGAGGGAGGCTTCTCTCCGCGGAACCCGCTGGTCAGGGCGCTGGGAGCCGTCGAACGCCGGGGCTATGCGCGCGCCGACGTGATCGTGGGAACGATGCCGAACCTGGGCGCCCACGTCGAGCAGGTTCTGGGCCGCCCCGCGCGCGTTGAATGCGTGCCGATGGGATACAACGCTGCAGAGCTCGAGGAGGCAGGCGACCTACCGATCGAGTACCGTGATGCCGGGGTTCCCGAGGGCAAGTTCCTCATCGGATACGCCGGATCGATCGGAATCTCGAACGCTTTGGACACGTTCTTCGAGTGCGTCGAAGCCATGGTCGATGAGCCGGATGTGCATTTCGTCGTCGTCGGCGATGGCGGTCTCCGTGCCTCGTATGAGCAGAAGTACGGTCAGCTTCCCAACGTGACCTTTGTGGGACGCGTACCGAAGGCAGCCGTGCAGAGCGTGCTGGCGGAGTTCGACGTGCTCTACTTCGCAGCACACCGCTCGCGTGTGTGGGACTACGGACAGTCCCTCAACAAGCTGATCGACTACATGCTCTCGGGCAAGCCGGTGCTGGCGTCGTACTCCGGGTTCCCGTCGATGATCAACGAGGCGGACTCGGGCGTGTACGTCGAGGCAGGTGACGCGATCGCACTCGCTGCGGAGATGCGCCGCCTGGCGAAGACCGCTCCGGAAGAGCTGCACGCGATGGGGCAGCGGGGGGTGCAGTGGCTCCGAGAGAATCGTGAGTACGCGACGCTTGCTGAGGATTATCGGGCGATCATGTTCCCGGAGCAATCCGTCTCGCACTGAGCGAGGCTCGCGAGGAGGCGAGTGTGAAGAACCGAATCGTCCGGGGCATGCTCGCCCTGGTCTCCGGCGCGCTGCTGGGGCAACTGATCCTGGTGTTGGCGACCCCTCTGCTCGCCCGCATCTACGACCCCGCGGCGTTCGGAGCATTCAGTGCATTGGTCGCTGTCTCGTCGATCCTCGGTCCTGTTGCGGCGCTGAAGTTCGATGCAGGAATCGTCCTGCCCGAGAGCGAGGACAAAGCGCGAGGGCTGCTGCGGCTTGCGCTCTGGTCTTCGTTGGGCATCTCCGTGCTCTCGGGACTCCTCGTCGGGGGGCTCTCCCTCACGCCGTTCGGACAAGCCTGGGCGCTCGTCCCCGGTGCCCCCCTCTGGGCAGGTGCTCTGGTGCTGGCAACATCCGTCTTCACGGTACTGGCGCAGGCGGCACTGCGGCGCCAGCGCTACGGCGTCGTGGCCACGCGCGCGCCCTTCCAGTCTGCGGGGACGGTGGTCGGACAGGTCGGGCTTGGTCTCGTCGGTGCGGGAGCAACGGGACTCGTCGGCGGGTTCCTGGTCGGCCGTCTGTTTGGCTTTCTGCCTCTGTACAGGACCGCACGGCCGTTGCTCGCGCGCCCTCAGACGGGCGACTACCGCAGCCTGATCCGGGAGTACCGTCGCCTCCCGTTGATCCTGTCGAGCGCCGCGCTCGTCAACGCCCTGGGCGCCCAGCTGCCGCTGCTGCTGATCGCGGGCCAGTTCGGACAGAGTGATGCCGGCCAGTTCGGTATGGCCCAGCGCCTCATTGCCGTTCCCGCAACACTGCTCGGTGCCTCTGTCGCCCAGCTCTTCGGTGCGGAACTCGCCGCGCTCGTGCGCAACGGTCTTCTCGGGGCGCGCCGCATGTATCTGCAGACCACTCTGCGCCTTGGCGCGGTCGCGGTCGCCGTCGCACTCGCCATCGTGTTCCTGTCGCCCCCTGTTCTCCCCTTCGTGCTCGGCGAGGGATGGGAAGCGACCGTTCCCATCGCTCAGGCCCTCGCGGTCTACGCCGCGGCGAGTCTGGTCGGATCGCCGCTCAGCCAGGTCTATACGATCTATCAGTCACGGGCGACGATCGTGGTCGATGCGCTGCGGGTTGCCTTTGTGGGGGCTGCGTGGATGCTGGTGCTCGCGCAGGGCTGGGGGATGATCCCGGCGGTCTGGGCGCTCTCGATTGCCCAGACCGCCGGCTACGTCGTGCTCTGGGGGTATGGACTGCGTCTGGTTGTCCGCCACGAAGGCCGCGGTTCGACCGCAGGGGGAAGATCCGCCGAGCCTTCTGAGGCGTGATTGGGCGTGGGGCGCGGAAGCAGCGCGAGCAGGACCACCGCGGCGACCAGTCCGTGCGAGAGCATGGAGGTCAGGATCGACGAGTTCGACAGTGATACGGAGGGGATCACTGTGACGAGCCCTACGAGCGTGATGGGAAGGCCAGCGGAGGCCCGATCGATCACCCGCAGGTAGATGAGAAGCACAGCACCGGCTCCGATGATCCCGAGCCACCCGAAGTTCGCGAAGCCATCAGCGAAGAGGTTCGCGTTCGATGACATCGCGGGATCGTTCGCGATCCATGCGCCGATGAGGTACGGCGGTGTCGTCTGGTAGGGGTAGTCGACGAACGGTGCGAGCACTGAGTACCCGAGATGCGCTTGAGGATTCTCGGAGAAGAAGCGCACATACGCGGACGTGAAGACGCCCGGCGTGAGGATGAATCGCCGGGAGAAGAGGGAAGTCGCCAAGTTCGTCGACATCGCCACGTCGATGATCGCCGAGATCACGATGACACCGACGGCCCCGACGAGGATGGAAGCGCCGCGAGGGCCCGTCGCCTTCTTGCGACGCAGAAGAATGAGCATGATCGCCCACGCCAGAACAGCGAAGAGGACATGTTTGAAGCCGGTCGTCGCGTAGAGGACGAGCTGCCCTCCGACGGCTACCGCGATGAGGAGCAGGTTGCGGCGCTGGACGCCGAGAGCGGCGATCAGCGGGTTGATCACGTTGGCCTGCGTCGTGACCAAGTAACCAAGGATTCCGACTTGGCGCACCTCGTCTGCAAAGTCCGAGCGCACGTCGTACACATCGAGGATCGAGAGAAAACGGAAGCTCAGCCCTTGGGTGAAGAACAGCAGCAGGTAGGTGACGGACGACACGATCGCGAGCACGATCCAGAGGCTGGTCGGCGAGACACTGAACTTGAGCGGCTTCGGGTTCGATGACTGTGCAAGGGCGACGACCGCAAAGGTCACGCCGACAGTGATGCCGACTTGAATCGCCGTCGCTTCGTCGAGGTAGGACGTGTACGGGGCCAGGAGTATGGACGGCGCCACAGTCACGGTGTAGAGGATCCACAGCATGATGGACGAGGCCCGGTTCAGTCGACGCGGCAGGGCGAGCGCGACTCCGATCGCCATCAGGACCGACAGCACCACCGAAAGTTCGGTAGGAGCGGAGTAGCGGTATCCCAGATAGCTGTATTGCGGGGAGACCAGCGTCGAATACACCCAATGCAGGGCGAGCGCGTAGGCACACACGAGGGGGGGCAGGACCAGAACCGCGACAACGCGCTCGGAGGTCTTCTTACCCTCTGCGCCGCTGTCCACTCTACGAGCCTATCGGTGCCCGCCGGGGAATCGGGAAGGTCTCCACGACCGGGGAACTCGCTTGGTCGCCAGTTCAGGCCGGGCGTGCGCCGCTGGTTTCGTCGACGGAGTCATGAGCAGCAGCTGGCGCCATGTCGTCCAGAGATCGGGCGTATGAGGGCCTGTCAAGCGCTCGGCGTCGTTTCCGCCAACGGTCGCCGAGCATCTCCACGATGCCGCGTGAACGCGGCCGGGTGACGTCGCGAGGAAGGAACTCCTGTTCCGCGGCTGTCGGCCGGCCCATGAGTGCGAGCGCCAGCCAGGCGGCAACGAGCCCGTGCGAGAGCATGGACGTCAGGATTGATGAGTTCGAGAGCGCGACCGAGGGAATCACGGTCACGAAACCGACCAGGACGATCGGCAGACCCACGGCTGCGCGATCAAGAAGGCGGAGGTAGACGAGGAGAACTGCTCCTGCCCCGATCATCCCGAGGAAGCCGAAGTTTGCGAACCCGTCGGCGAAGAGATTCGCGTTCGATGACATCGCGGGATCGCCAGCGATCCAATCGCCGATGAGGTACGGAGGTGGTACATCGTACGGATAGTCGACAAACGGGGCGAGGACGGAGTACCCGAGATGCGCTTGAGGGTTTTCGGAGAAGAAACCGACGTAGACCGACGTGAACAGGCCCGGTGTGAGGATGAATCGCCGGGAGAAGAGCGACGTCGCGATGTTCGTTGAGATGAGTGCATCGGCGACCGCGGCGACCAGGACCATGGCGCTCGCGCCCCACATGATCAGATTCGCGTGGGTCATCTTGCCGTGCGCGCGCAGAAGAAGGGCCATCACCGCCCACGCCAGAACGGCGAAGAGAACATGCTTGTAGCCCGTCGTCGAGTACAGCACGAGCTGCGCGGCGACGGCGGTCGTTAGGAGAGGCCAGTTACGGCGGGTGAGTCCTACCGCGGCGAGCAACGGGTTGATCACGTTGGCCTGAGCAGTGACCAGGTAGCCCAGGGCGCCGACGCGACGCACCTCGTCGGCGAACTCTGCCCGCACATCGTACACATCGAGAATCGACAGGAAGTTGAGGCGCAGACCCTGAGTGAACAGCAGCAGCGAGTATGTCACGAGAGAGAACACCGCGAGCACGATCCACAGGGTCCGTGGCCGCACGTGGAAGTTCAGCGGTCGAGGGTTCGGCGACTGGGCGAGCGCGACGAGAGCATAGGTCGCGCCGACAACGAATCCGATCTGAATGGCCACACCCTCATCCACGTAGGACGTGTACGGTGCCATGAGAATGGACGGCGCGACAGCGACGGTGAAGAGGATCCACAGGACGATCGACGATGCGCGGTCCAGCCTCCGAGGGAGTGCGAAAGCGACCCCGATGGTGATGAGAACGGAGATCGTCACTGCGACGGGGGAGGGCTCCTCGTATCTGTAGCCCAGGTAGCTGAACTGCGGTGACACGTGGGTCGAGTAGACCCAGTGCAAGAGGAACGCGTAGATGCACACGAGGGGAGGCAAAAGAATAGCCGAGCGGAGGGGCTCGGCCATCAGCGATCTCAGCCGGGGGCGCACCATAACCGAATTCTAGCTGTGCGTACAGGGAGAACCCCGACGGCGCTTCCAGGAGTTGCCGAAGTCGGGCATGGTTGGATGGTGAGTATGGCAGATTCCTTCCCGACCTCGCGCCGTGCGCGACGTGAGCTCGAGATGCGCCTGGCGGCATCCGCCTCGCAACCCTCGCAGCCCGCGCCACCCTCGATGACAGCGTCCGCTGTCGACGAGTCGCAGCCGCAGCGTCCGCGCAAGTCACGGAAGTGGCTCTGGATCGTCATCTCGATCGTCGTGGTCCTCCTCGCGCTCGCCGCGGTCGGCGGGTGGGCGGCGAAGCGCGTCTACGACCAGGCGATGGAAGCCCGCTCGCACCTCCTGGCCGCCATGCCGCACGTGACCGATGTGAAGATCGCCCTCTTCGCCTCCGACATGGAGGCGTCGAAAGCTGCATCCGAGGCCTTCGCTGAAGAAGCGCAGAAAGCCGTCGCGGCAACGGATGACCCGGTGTGGAAGTTCATGGAGTCGGTTCCGATCCCGCTGATGGAGAACCTGCGCGCCGTGCGTGTTGTGACAGAGGTCGCCGATTCTCTCGCCACTGACGTCCTGCAGCCCGCGAGCGGTGTCGATGTGCGTGCACTCGCCCCCGCCGGCGGGGCGATCGACGTCGCCGCGCTCTCTTCGCTCTCCGGACTCGTCAACGACGTCGCCAGCGGCATCGAGACCTCGACGGCTATGATCGACGGCATTGACCGTGCCCCGCTGATCGACCAGGTCGAAGCGGGCGTCAGCGATCTGGAGACTCAGCTCGGCGAGCTGGGGGCACTCATCGGGCCGGCGAAGCAGGTGCTCGGGTTCCTCCCCGATGCGCTGGGTGCGAGCGGCCCACGCAACTATCTCTTCATGTTCCAGGGAAACGCCGAAGTGCGAGCGAGTGGCGGCAGCCCCGGATCCTTCATCCTGCTGCAGGTGGATCAGGGGCGAATCTCGATCCTGCGTGAGGCGGCAAGCACCGAGTTCGCTTTCGAGCTGCCGCAGACCGTTGTTCCTCTGGACGCAGAGACCGATGCGCTCTACTCCGACATCATCGCGCGATGGGTGTCCAACCTCTCTGCGACTCCGGACTTCCCGACCAGCGCCGCGATCGCCCAAGGGTGGTGGTCGACGCTTTACGACGACAGGATCGACGCCGTCGTGTCGATCGATCCGATCGCGCTCGGGTACTTCCTGAAGGCCACCGGACCCTTGGCGCTGCCGACGGGCGGCGAACTCACGAGCGAGAACGCCGCACCGCTGCTGCTCAACGAGGCCTACTTCCTCTACCCGACAGGCGTGGAGTCGAACGAGTTCTTCTCCGCCGCGGCGATGACCGTCTTCGGCGCGCTCACCGGGGGCGCTGCGAAGCCTCTCCCTCTCGCGCAGGCGGCGATCGCCTCGGCTGAGGAGGGGCGGCTCAAGATCTGGAGCGCGGATCCGACGATGGCCGAGGCTCTCGCGGACACTCCGCTGGCGGGGGTTCTGCCCGTCGACAACGTGGATGAGAGTGCGGTCGGTGTCTTCTTCAACGACACGACCGGTTCGAAGATGGACTACTACGTCGACGCGGCCGTTGCCGTCTCGACGGATCAGTGCTCTGCCACCGCCGCGCCGAACTGGACGACCACGGTGACGCTCGCCAACAACGTGACGCCCGAACTCGCCGAGGAACTTCCTCGATACATCACCGGGCCGTATTACACGCCGGGCATCATCGCGACCGACATCATCGTCTACACGCCGGTGGGAGCGACGATCACAGGTGTCACGGTGAACGGCTCCGTCTATCCGATCACGGCGCAGACGCGTCACCTGGGGCGCGACGCCGTGCGCATCAACGTCGAACTCGAACCGCAGACCTCGGCGACCATGCAGGTCACGATGGTCGGAGCCGAGGGCACGACGTCGGCGGACTACGGGGCACCGACCGTTCGTCACACCCCCATGGTGCGACCGACGCCGGTCTCGATCGATGCGCCCGGATGCGCGGTCCCGGCGGCGGAGAACTGACGAACTGCGGCTAGGGAGCCGGGCGCACGAGATCGACGAGCGCCCGGCCCGCCCGGCGCAGCCGCAGGGCTGCGCGGCGAGGCGCGGCGATGGTCGTGTCGCCCGCGAGCGCCTGAGCGCTGCGGTTGTCCGGCCAGAGCAGTCGGAAGATCACCCGCGGACGATCGCGCCATGCGACCAGGCGCAGCGCAGCAAGATGCCGACGCGGCCCCGAGGTGATGGACCGCCAATGCCAGTCGGCGGGAGTGGGGGAGAGGGACTCCGAGCGCGTGACCTCGGGGAACGCCCCGCGGAGAGCGAGCTCAAGGGCGAATCCGGCACCGTACGCCTCCACGGCGCCGATGACCTCGTGGCCCGCACGACGCAGGGGGTCCTTCGCCCGTTCGATCTGCGCGCTGGTGACGGCCTGATGTTGAGGTCGCGCTTCGTGCAGCGCGGCGATCACCGCGTTGTCCGCTTTCGCGGGCACATGCGCCGACGTGCCCGCGTAGATTCGCGGCTCCGAGCGCTCCTGCAGCAGGGCGAACGCCCGCTGTGGCGCGACCGTCATCCCCGGGAAGTAGGTGTGCACGTCGATCGCACATCGCCAGCCGTCGGTGCTGAGCGTGAGCGAATGCGGAACGCCCGTTCCGGTGAACGGCGAGATCACCGCATCCCAACCCCAGGGGGCGAGGGCGGCCGCGAGCCGCAGGTCATCGCCGTGCGCGACCCAGCAGTCGACATCCCCGGAATGCTCCCGATCGCGCAGCCCCTGCGCGTGGAGAGCAGGTCCCTTGATGAACACGAGAGGGATCGAGTTCTCCTGGGCGACGCTCTGAACGACGGAGTACACCAGTTCGTGAAAGGCGGATGTGAGCCAGGGCGGTTGCACGGCACGGATGCGGTGCGGGTGCTGGACATCCGAAGAGGCGAACCCCGCCTCGGCCATCTCTGCGATGATCGCCCGATCCGCGGCTGTCAGAGACGCGTCATCCACCGGCCCATCCACGAGCGCCTGCCAGAGCCGAGCGCCGTCTCCGGTCAGAAAGACAGGGTCGCCGGCGCTGATCGAAGCGACCAGGAGATCGCCGTGCTCGGCGAACTGCCCCCCGCGCACGTCGAGGGCGCCGAACCCGATCGCGATCCACTCGCTCATGTCTCCATGATTGCAGGCGCGCAAGTCGAGGTCCGCGTCATCGTAAGGTAGAGATCATGCGCGTCGCCGTCGTGGCCCTGGGAAAGATCGGGCTCCCCCTAGCTGTCCAGTTCGCCGACTCCGGTCATGAGGTCATCGGTGTCGACGTGAATCAACGTCACGTCGACATGATCAACAGCGGCACCGAGCCCTTCCCGGGGGAGGCGCACCTGCAGGAGAAGCTCTCGCACGCCGTGAGCACCGGGAAGCTCCGTGCGACCACGGACTACTCCGACGCCATCCCGAACGCGGAGGTCGTCGTGATCGTCGTCCCGCTCTTCGTCGACGACGAGACGTGGGAGCCGGACTTCGCCTGGATGGACGCGGCCACCCGCTCGCTCGCCGAGCATCTGACCCCTGGCACGCTGGTCTCGTACGAGACCACACTCCCGGTGGGAACCACGCGCGACCGGTGGAAGCCGATGCTCGAGGCGGGTTCCGGTCTCGTCGAAGGTGAGCAGTTCCACGTCGTCTTCTCCCCGGAGCGCGTCCTGACGGGCCGGGTGTTCGCCGACCTGCGCAAGTACCCCAAGCTCATCGGCGGTCTGTCCGAAGAAGGCGCTGCACGCGCGCGGGAGTTCTACGAGAGCGCGCTGCAGTTCGATGAGCGTCCTGACCTGCCCCGTCCGAACGGCGTCTGGGACCTCGGCTCTGCCGAGGCATCCGAGATGGCGAAGCTCGCAGAGACCACCTACCGTGATGTCAACATCGGTCTTGCGAACCAGTTCGGGCTCTTCGCCGCGGCCAACGGGATCGACATCTATCAGGTGATCGAGGCGTGCAACTCCCAGCCGTTCAGCCACATCCACCGTCCTGGCATCGCCGTCGGCGGACACTGCATCCCGGTGTACCCGCGCCTGTATCTCTCCACAGACGGTGACGCCGACATCGTCCGCACCGCGCGCACGCTCAACGCGTCGATGCCGGAGCGTCTCGTCGCTCAGGCCGACGGGCTGCTGGGAGGCCTCGACGGACAGCGGGTCGTTGTACTCGGTGCTGCATACCGCGGAGGCGTGAAGGAGACCGCATTCTCCGGTGTCTTCCCGACCGTGGAGGCTCTGCGAGCGCGCGGCGCCCAGCCGGTCGTGCATGATCCGCTCTACAGCGACGACGAGCTCCGCGCCCTCGGCTTCGAACCGTACACGCTGGGCGAGGCTGTCGACGTCGCCGTGCTCCAGACGGATCACCTCGACTACCGTTCTCTTGCCCCCGCAGACCTGCCGGGGATCAAGCTTCTTGTTGATGGCCGCGCGGCCACCGATGCCGCCCGGTGGGCGG
The DNA window shown above is from Microbacterium keratanolyticum and carries:
- a CDS encoding glycosyltransferase family 4 protein, whose protein sequence is MAEASASKTIWYIAKYIAPPGPSTVGSRGYQLMRALVARGDQVALITSDSNHLAVVPEMATAHQVQHVDGLQVHWVRTLKFSGAKSIRRILSWLHFEWRLLFVPWKELPRPDAIIVSSLSLLTILNGIRLRRRYGATLVFEIRDIWPLTLVEEGGFSPRNPLVRALGAVERRGYARADVIVGTMPNLGAHVEQVLGRPARVECVPMGYNAAELEEAGDLPIEYRDAGVPEGKFLIGYAGSIGISNALDTFFECVEAMVDEPDVHFVVVGDGGLRASYEQKYGQLPNVTFVGRVPKAAVQSVLAEFDVLYFAAHRSRVWDYGQSLNKLIDYMLSGKPVLASYSGFPSMINEADSGVYVEAGDAIALAAEMRRLAKTAPEELHAMGQRGVQWLRENREYATLAEDYRAIMFPEQSVSH
- a CDS encoding lipopolysaccharide biosynthesis protein, which translates into the protein MKNRIVRGMLALVSGALLGQLILVLATPLLARIYDPAAFGAFSALVAVSSILGPVAALKFDAGIVLPESEDKARGLLRLALWSSLGISVLSGLLVGGLSLTPFGQAWALVPGAPLWAGALVLATSVFTVLAQAALRRQRYGVVATRAPFQSAGTVVGQVGLGLVGAGATGLVGGFLVGRLFGFLPLYRTARPLLARPQTGDYRSLIREYRRLPLILSSAALVNALGAQLPLLLIAGQFGQSDAGQFGMAQRLIAVPATLLGASVAQLFGAELAALVRNGLLGARRMYLQTTLRLGAVAVAVALAIVFLSPPVLPFVLGEGWEATVPIAQALAVYAAASLVGSPLSQVYTIYQSRATIVVDALRVAFVGAAWMLVLAQGWGMIPAVWALSIAQTAGYVVLWGYGLRLVVRHEGRGSTAGGRSAEPSEA
- a CDS encoding DUF4012 domain-containing protein translates to MADSFPTSRRARRELEMRLAASASQPSQPAPPSMTASAVDESQPQRPRKSRKWLWIVISIVVVLLALAAVGGWAAKRVYDQAMEARSHLLAAMPHVTDVKIALFASDMEASKAASEAFAEEAQKAVAATDDPVWKFMESVPIPLMENLRAVRVVTEVADSLATDVLQPASGVDVRALAPAGGAIDVAALSSLSGLVNDVASGIETSTAMIDGIDRAPLIDQVEAGVSDLETQLGELGALIGPAKQVLGFLPDALGASGPRNYLFMFQGNAEVRASGGSPGSFILLQVDQGRISILREAASTEFAFELPQTVVPLDAETDALYSDIIARWVSNLSATPDFPTSAAIAQGWWSTLYDDRIDAVVSIDPIALGYFLKATGPLALPTGGELTSENAAPLLLNEAYFLYPTGVESNEFFSAAAMTVFGALTGGAAKPLPLAQAAIASAEEGRLKIWSADPTMAEALADTPLAGVLPVDNVDESAVGVFFNDTTGSKMDYYVDAAVAVSTDQCSATAAPNWTTTVTLANNVTPELAEELPRYITGPYYTPGIIATDIIVYTPVGATITGVTVNGSVYPITAQTRHLGRDAVRINVELEPQTSATMQVTMVGAEGTTSADYGAPTVRHTPMVRPTPVSIDAPGCAVPAAEN
- a CDS encoding nucleotidyltransferase family protein — its product is MSEWIAIGFGALDVRGGQFAEHGDLLVASISAGDPVFLTGDGARLWQALVDGPVDDASLTAADRAIIAEMAEAGFASSDVQHPHRIRAVQPPWLTSAFHELVYSVVQSVAQENSIPLVFIKGPALHAQGLRDREHSGDVDCWVAHGDDLRLAAALAPWGWDAVISPFTGTGVPHSLTLSTDGWRCAIDVHTYFPGMTVAPQRAFALLQERSEPRIYAGTSAHVPAKADNAVIAALHEARPQHQAVTSAQIERAKDPLRRAGHEVIGAVEAYGAGFALELALRGAFPEVTRSESLSPTPADWHWRSITSGPRRHLAALRLVAWRDRPRVIFRLLWPDNRSAQALAGDTTIAAPRRAALRLRRAGRALVDLVRPAP
- a CDS encoding nucleotide sugar dehydrogenase; translation: MRVAVVALGKIGLPLAVQFADSGHEVIGVDVNQRHVDMINSGTEPFPGEAHLQEKLSHAVSTGKLRATTDYSDAIPNAEVVVIVVPLFVDDETWEPDFAWMDAATRSLAEHLTPGTLVSYETTLPVGTTRDRWKPMLEAGSGLVEGEQFHVVFSPERVLTGRVFADLRKYPKLIGGLSEEGAARAREFYESALQFDERPDLPRPNGVWDLGSAEASEMAKLAETTYRDVNIGLANQFGLFAAANGIDIYQVIEACNSQPFSHIHRPGIAVGGHCIPVYPRLYLSTDGDADIVRTARTLNASMPERLVAQADGLLGGLDGQRVVVLGAAYRGGVKETAFSGVFPTVEALRARGAQPVVHDPLYSDDELRALGFEPYTLGEAVDVAVLQTDHLDYRSLAPADLPGIKLLVDGRAATDAARWAGTPRIVVGVGS